Proteins encoded in a region of the Pseudomonas sp. GOM7 genome:
- a CDS encoding crotonase/enoyl-CoA hydratase family protein, with protein MPVFTTVTIEQDPQSPRVARLLLNRPERLNAITEQTPGDIRAAVEWAEAKEEVHVIIVEGAGKGFCGGYDLSDYAEQLTDHPCQQEGHPWDPMVDYAAMKRNTEDFMSLWRCSKPTIAKVHGHAVAGGSDIALCCDLLVMAEDARIGYMPTRVWGCPTTAMWTYRLGFAQAKQLMFTGDVIDGRQAAQWGLANEVVPYSELESATMALANRIAGVPKSHLAMHKLVVNQVMLNMGIEQSQMMATLFDGITRHNPEGLWFRRYAQAEGFKAAVEWRDSGRPIPERDEARERIRELDQRRGQ; from the coding sequence ATGCCCGTCTTCACTACCGTCACCATCGAGCAAGACCCGCAGTCGCCCCGCGTAGCCCGCCTCCTGCTCAACCGCCCCGAACGCCTGAACGCGATCACCGAGCAGACGCCCGGCGATATCCGGGCGGCGGTGGAATGGGCGGAGGCCAAAGAGGAGGTTCATGTCATCATCGTCGAAGGCGCCGGCAAGGGTTTCTGTGGCGGCTATGACCTGAGCGACTACGCCGAACAGCTCACCGACCACCCGTGCCAGCAGGAAGGTCATCCGTGGGATCCGATGGTCGATTACGCCGCCATGAAGCGAAACACCGAAGATTTCATGAGCCTGTGGCGCTGCAGCAAGCCGACCATCGCCAAGGTTCATGGCCATGCGGTGGCCGGCGGCAGCGATATCGCGCTGTGCTGCGACCTGCTGGTGATGGCCGAGGATGCCAGGATCGGTTACATGCCCACCCGTGTCTGGGGCTGCCCGACAACCGCGATGTGGACGTACCGCCTCGGCTTCGCCCAGGCCAAGCAACTGATGTTCACTGGCGATGTGATCGATGGCAGGCAAGCGGCGCAATGGGGGCTGGCCAACGAGGTGGTGCCATACAGCGAGCTGGAATCAGCCACCATGGCCCTGGCCAATCGCATCGCCGGAGTGCCCAAGTCCCACCTGGCGATGCACAAGCTGGTGGTGAACCAGGTGATGCTGAACATGGGAATCGAACAGAGCCAGATGATGGCCACCCTGTTCGACGGTATCACCCGCCACAACCCGGAGGGCCTCTGGTTCCGCCGCTACGCCCAGGCCGAAGGCTTCAAGGCTGCCGTCGAATGGCGCGATAGCGGCCGACCGATTCCCGAGCGCGACGAAGCCCGTGAACGCATCCGCGAACTCGACCAGCGCCGGGGCCAATAA